A region of the Nymphalis io chromosome 6, ilAglIoxx1.1, whole genome shotgun sequence genome:
GGCAATCGGCGTTATTGAGCTGTACAAGGAATTTCATTGGTGATACCAATATGTAATAGGAGCCGTCCTTTTAAAGTCGACGACAGGTTGTGTTAAATAATGTCTCAATTCGTCTTGTAAACCTCCTCCTTCAGTTTCTGCTTGAAATAATTGTATCGGTCCGATTCGGGAGGTTAATGAATCGATTCATTGAATCGATGTAGGGTTAGatctgaaaaattatattactctaAATAATCGATTTTTCGATAAATCGACTTCAAATCGACATGCCAACCGCGATCGTTccattttagtgttaatattcaagGGTggctcttaccaggcggtgatcacttccagtgtttactcTGTTGATCACGGAGGCATTCCTAAATATATGGCGCTTATTggaatgaagtcgatctcattcatcgttATGTTAtgggggcttcgccaggtccacttccttttggcgctccggccatcgagggtgtggccaggggcagggggtgcgtgctggccgtcgtcggcggtgtgacggtcgtcgccgtctacgcctcgcccagtcggagtctcgccgagtttgagcagatgctggcagaggtcgggactctgatcgggcaagcggcgcccgcaccggtgttggtcgcgggggacttcaacgccaaatcaacggcttggggttctcctgtggccgatgcccggggagaggtgctcgaggagtgggcggtctcgttggggctggcggtcctcaacagtgggtcggagagcacgtgcgtgcggcggcagggcgaatcgatcgtggacattacgttcgcgtccaacgccctggcccgccgtgctcaaaactggagggtcgagactggcgtggagacactgtcggatcaccgatatattcggttcgatgtctctgcgtcggctcgttgggatgttcggcccactgttgtcggaggaacggaaggtcgtccgcgttggtgcctgggccgcctcgacggacagttggcgaaggaggcggccatcgtcgaagcttggggggccggttccgacccggtcctccggatcgaccaggaggccgaccggatcgacggcgccctgtcccgagtgtgcgacgcggcgatgccgagggctaagccgcacccgcaacgtcggcgggtgtactggtggcgtccggagctccgtcggctgcgcaaggcgtgcgtggcggcacggcgccgttacgttcggtgtaggagacgaagggttcgtgatgacgacgcggagggggttttctacaccggatataggaccgcctgccaggccctacagaaggccatagcacaggccaaagaggcggcgtgggaggaatggctggagacgctcaacggcgatccgtgggggcgtccgtatcgggtcgtgagacaaaagctccgaccctgggctcctccgctgaccagcagtctccagccgcagctcttggcgagggttgtggacacgctcttccccgagcggggagagttcgtgccaccggccatggtgccgcccgcgagcaggccccaagaggaggacgacgggtcaccggtgactccgatcaccgaggcggaattgcaggcggctgtcatcagactagggtcgaaaaagacagcccctgggcccgacggaatccccggtcgagccctgaagatcgcgtcggaggaactcggcgagagcatgcggcgcctcttcaccgcatgcctgtctcagggtaggttcccgcgacggtggaaaacgggcacgctcgttctgatccgcaaggacgggcgtccgtccgatcagccgtcagcctaccgcccgatcgtgttgctcgacgaggtgagcaagctcttcgagcgggtgctcgctgcccgtctcgtcagcagtatggagccgggactcgacgagcggcaatacgggttccgtcccggccgctcgacgctcgacgcgatcgccagggtgaggggcctggccgaggaggaggtgtctcggggcggggtggtgttggcagtgtcgctggatatttccaatgccttcaacaccctgccctgggaaacggtgatggaggccctgcggctccacggtgtgccgggctacctgcggcgtaccgtggccgattacttctcgggcagggcggtggccttcccgactgcggacggatgggccgtcaggtcgttgtcgtgcggtgttccgcaggggtcggtactaggaccgctcctgtggtgcatcggctacgactgggtgctgcgcggggccacgttgcggggggtcagcgtcacgtgctacgctgacgacaccctcgtgtcggcccgcggcagttcataccgggaggcggcctatcgcgccacggctggggtggcgcacgtagtccaccgaatccgcgcgttgggcctcgaggtggccctacacaaatccgaggccctcgtctttcacgggcctcggaacgcgccacctccgggggcggcgataacggtgggcggaacttccatcgccgtcgggtcgacgatgaagtacctgggactcgtgctcgacggcaggtggaagttcgaagagcacttccggcgcttggccccaaagttggtggctgcagccggggcgctagggaggatcctcccgaacgtgggtgggccaggaggtgcctgcaggcgcttgtacaccggcgtcgtgcgctcgatggcgctctacggggcgccgatatgggcggacgctctgagcgcccgtaacgtcgcctcgctgcgacgtccgcagcgagcgatggcgctcagagcggctcgggcgtaccgcacggtgtcgtacaccgcggcgtgcctgctcgccggaagcccgccatgggacctcgaggccgaggctaactcgagggtctattggcggatcaaggcggcagtgagagcggaggagaaccggccccacccacgtgaggttcggacgtggcgagaggaggcccgcgagagggtattcgccgagtggtcggagagactgggtgtcccgggtgctagccgggacctcgttgcggccattcggccggtgctgaggaagtgggtcgagcgcaagcacggcccacccacgtatcacctcacacagcttttgaccggccacggttgtttcggccggtacctgtgtgaggtggtcggtagggagccgacggtggagtgccaccattgtggcggaggagccgtggatacggcggaacacacgcgcgtagagtgcccggcttgggcggagcctcgcgcggtcctatccacggctgtaggtggggacctgtcgcttccggccgtcgtcgagaagatggccggaagcgggGAGATCTGGGCGGCGGTGTCgcggttcagcgcatgtgtcatgtcgcgaaaggaggaggcagagcgggagcgggaggacgacgtggactcgctcccgcaacgaagaaggagacctcttcgacggcggcgtgccttcgcaggccggacgctgccgcagagttaaggtgtggttggcggcggagccagtctgttgatccgccgcggggcttcaggCCCTggcgcccagcctccagtggcggactcgggggagtccgtcgcgtgacaggacggaggcacagagaggagggaggcgcgccccaacatcctggcgcgctctcgagatgggtcgccttatggcgacgaccgctggcggggttgcggttgtaagtcacaacgttcccgtgaccccgccgccttgcggagaggcggaaatccggggaggttttagtgggtaggacggtggccctctgccccgtgagtcccacatacccgtcccggtccccccggaccgggcggcaggcgtaaaaaaaaaaaaaaaaaaaaggtccacttcctttggggtttttttctggaaaaatgagtTCATCAGAAATAATTCCTATGTTtagaggaagtttaccagcattagCCCCCGATGATTCCTGCGCCCACAGTCAAATTTTCCTTCCCTCGATTCCATTCATCCATATCATCTTTTTgacattgaagtcacccataacaattgtgtagaaggtactggtacgagacatagctttcactatgtctttgTACATGGCTTCAACCTCTTCGTCTGTATGTAGAAGTTGGGgtatacacttgtataaccttcaaggcatacctctcggatatctttaagacaaggtatgccaccctcgccaACAAACTGCCAACCTCCACAACATTGCTTCTGAGTGACTTGCGGATCAAAAAGCCGACACCACCTTAGGATAGTTGGTGTCCTTTTCGGAAGTAGAGCAAGTAACCGACATCTAGTGTCCACGTGTCCTCGCACTGTCTTCGGTTTCCGATAGCCCTAATATATCCCAGTTCAtgcgacttaactctacttccaattccgTCAGATGGTTGTCTAGCCGCAGAGAGCATTCATTTGACAGATTttggtcgccagagcctcgttcagATGAGGTTGACGATAACGGGAGCCTAAGGTTGTTGTCGACTCCCTTTAATCccttttgttgttatattatcataatttggaagtctattttttgttaaataattatctcTTTTTATGCACACTAACTGCTCCGCAAAGTTTTAACGGCATTAAACGTTATTTCTCTACCCCTATGGGTATAGTCATACTAGGAGTATGACTTTAAATAGActataaacttaatatatacctaaccctatttataaaatgtagatATTACCAATATATACGttagaatataaacaaaacagtcTGGTACGTTTAAATTGATATACatcaagaatataatatacatcatCATCAGTTCAGCCTATTTCCACGAACAAAATAGTCTCCAATAAATTTTAGAGAAATGAGTCATCAAAAAAGTTGACACTTTATGTAATTGATAAAAGCAACGTCAATATTCACGAACGGCAGTGTTACGAAATTTCTCATGCACTAAATTAATGTAGGTAACATGAACGTATGTTTATTGCTTTTCATTATACTATCCTACTCGTCTATTCAGGATACTATGCTCGCTTAGTAAGatgaattaattgttaatagttTTGTTGTAATATTGAGAGttctataataatgattaaaaacatttttagttcgCATCAAAAGTCATTACTCTAAAAAACCCTTACGATAAAGTTTTGGATTTGACACAGTTTAACACAGCAAACGACGTGGAAAAAGTACCTGGCGCTTTTACAGCTGGCCTGCCTGACGTTACTGTCTGTCCTTGAAAATGCTGATGGATACAAACACAAATATGGTGGCGCTAGTTCGCTATCATCATGCTAGTCGAAATTTTGGCACTACGCACTCGATTAATGGATGCgcttaacaaaatttaatcaacCGATATCGGACTACTCGGATAGCCTTTTAtccactatttatttattattatatatttcctgGTCTCAAAAACCGTATCgccatttacaataaatatcattaaccTTATAATAGCAATATAGCGCTTATTAAATAATGCATTCTAATATCAAACATTGAATCCGATCACGTATTAGCTGTCTGGAACttatgtgttattttaattaaatatcgatGTATAATGGTAATTTCATAAATTTGTTACAGGTAATATTGTGAAGGTACAATCGACGTTGTCTTCTCGATTGACGTAAACGGAAGCCTATCCATAATAACGTATTCTAATTTAGTCAGACCTATTTACTCGATGCAACTAAACATGATATTTGAGAGTGAATGGAGCGCCAGAAAAGTAACACCTACTTGCCAACGTGTATATGCtcgaacatatttatttatagcgaGTTAATGTTGTATTACGGTACACAATTTCAGAATTTCAAAGAATGCATATTTATAGAAagtgaaaaaattatatttccaaGAATACCTGCgatagaaattaatatataaattgaacattatattatattacgccCCGTTTgtgtataaaatcaataatttgcTTTACACTTATTGTGCTTATACATAAGAAAATAGTTTCAATCATTGCATCACCGAGCTAAATGCAGAAGGCAAACATGTATAATGTTACTAATATGTACTGTTTCGATATAATTTTTGACATGAAATGGTATATCTGACTTTAATGTTAAAtgcatgaaatttaatttatacactaTTTCGACGGTCAGATTGAATCATGTATTTATCACGTAAAGTAGATGTTATTTGATCGTTAATTGAAATGCCATCGCATTCCCTGCATAATTGACTTGTGACGAGCAACTACGATCTATAATACTATCGAGCTTATTACCATCAAAGTTAATTAAGAGATAGCTACCAAATTCTAATCAAAATGCACgacaaaatgtttataatttataggtaaataataaaacgactgattcacttttcaaaatattcagagtaataagaaaaagaaaaaaaatcattgtttgTACACCATAGTttcagaatattatataaatacatatattatcatcatggctcataattattattacgagACAAGATAGATAGATAGGTAAGAAGAATCTTAACTTAATGTTGCGGGTTCGGGCCCGTGTAAGCATCGCTGAATATTAATCtgcttaacttgtgtttataattcatctcgagttCGGCTGCTGTATGTCAGTTGAGAATCTGCTACATTTATATCCaacaaaccgcattggagcagcgtggtggaagcgACTTTCTCGTAAAAAGAAGATggcgccttagcccagcagtgtgacattagccagctgttactttactatacaTATGTCTGAATTTTATGAGACTATCAATTAAAGAGAAGTTTAGCATATATAAGTCATGAGTCATAATTAAatccatttaattttataggtaAATAGTCTTTTTTCGGTTTATAAAGAAATGATCAAGGCAattgaaacatttatttcttaatcaAGAAGTTACAAAGGGCGTGCGAAACAAATCACAGGAATGAGTTTGCGGCTTTGAGTCACCAAAGGCCATTTAGTACCGATTTAGACGATCCAAATATTTTCACGGACGACGCACTTGATTCACAGTTTCTTACTGTAGAAaggagtaaaataaaattgattacgcTAAAATATTGGACTAAACAATTTCAAATGGTTAAAATGTGACATAAGGGAATTCTTTTATaacctataatttaaattataacaagctACCATAATATACTGTTATTGCAGAGATTCCAATGATTTGTTTATCTGTTCATGTTTTCGTCAAAGTGATAACACAGTTATCACGTGAACTGACACTTGCAAACTGCTGTCACTTAGACTATAATTGCAACGAAGTATCTAGCTATCTgtgtcataaaattatatatggtaGGTAGTAAATTATATAGGTGTATAGAATTTGATTATTacgattttaatacatttacccTGAATACATGAAACATGTATATTGTATGAGCAAAAGGACtatgtctgtaattacaaattatttatcattttataattctaaGCATGAATATTGttgcatataaattttattagaaaacatatattaattagttattttattaatgttaacgattattatttattgtctttaGAAAATTATATCTCACTGTCAAATTAGGATTATTTACACAGTAAATGtagatgtataatatataacttacccAATTTTTCTTGAAGAAATGtggtaattaatttcttatagtcaataatattaataaaacatccaTGCAAAAACACACACGAAAACAATTAAagctaaataataatgtattagtgTCACTGTTTTCGTAAAAGTCTTAATAGAAACTTGCCAACTGTTAACACTAAAATAACCACTGCACAAAAGACTACAACATGCGCAGATGCTTTTTCGGAATCCGACTCACCGGTACAACCCTTTTCGTCGTCCTTATCATTTACAGTAAACCTCACAAATTCCTGCATATGGTTAGGCAATTTTCGAACGTCCTTTTCTTCACCCGATTcaatcactttaattttatgttctATTATTTTTGGTTCCCTGTACACATTAAATCCTTTATCTCGCTCCTCATCAGTTTTAGGATCTTCAATACCTAATTTACACCATCTTTCTTTGGCTTTCGATATAAATTCCTCTTCTATACGATTGTTCATCGAATTAAAAGTTTCCAATGCTGGCATACTTTTTGATGTTGCGTAGCTGTGAATAGGTGTTTGAGTGATCTTGATAACTTTTTGCTGTTTTCTTTGCTCTCTTTCAGCCATTTGGTTAACATATTCAGAATACATTTTTTCTCTAAGTAATTCTTCTTCACTACTGCTAAATAATGAGGATATTTTTCTTCTCTCTGGACAAGTAGGAGTTTGATGCATAgacacatatttttttgaataagtattattttttgtttcaaatttttgATCATAACAGCTTTCTTTATCTAAAAACATGGGGGCTCTAggacctttatttatttttttatatttttcctgtTCTAAGCGACGTATCTCTGCATCTACTTCTTTTTCTTTTTGGCAAATATATTCCATTTGTTGATCGCATAAGTCTTTAGGCAAAGATGGTCTACGAGGCCTGATGTTTTCGTTTTTTTGGTCTCTTAAATCCGTACAATACCTATGCATATTTTGAATTGATGTTATATCACTTTCAATTTCTTTGCTCAAATTTCCAGtggaataatgaaaatattttttgttgttatgcAAAGTATGAAATGAATTTTCTCTAATTCCAGAATCACTCTCATAACAATAGGAAGACATATTATTAGACCTACGTGATGCTCCACATTTTGTACTAATATCAGATAAAATTGGAGGATAATGTTTATTTGTCGTCGGAATTTCTGTCGTATCAATTTCTTCTAACAGCCTTTTTGAATATGATTCGGTGTTCTCTTTGACTTTtggagtttttaaattaatatttggtaCGGGCGATGAATTTAATTTTGGCGAATTAGATGTATCACGAAGTAAAGCTAACAATCTACTTCCAGTTTGTGATTTCATAGGCATCTTTTCTATAGTATTTCTACTAATTAACTCGTTATGAATATCTTTGTCTTTGTCATCAGCTCTGCTGAAGTACACTTCAACTTTTGGAGCTATCTCATCTTTTTCGATAACTGTATTAGTCTTTTCCATCAACATTTTTTGAGATGGTGATAAACATTCATATactaattcatttcgtgctggCAAAGGAGGTTTATTTTGTTCTTCTGTAGATATTTTCAGCGATGATTTTCTTGGTTTTATTGGAGGAGGCAATTGATTATTTTCCTTACGGGAAGAAGTCGTGTTTGGGATATTCTCCTTAGATTGTGAAGCAAGAACGGTATTTTGCAAACGTTGAGATACATAAGCTAATTCTTCTAATATCTTATCCCCAAATGGTaaagaagtaatttttttaagacatATATCTCTCAATGTCGTGGGACTGACGTTTTTGTTATTAACATTGTTATCTAATAATGGTAGTTTTTTGGTGATACAATGTAGCACATCTTTTACATGACTAACATtagtattattttctatattttctttgtttatattatcacATTCctcgtcatttattaaattggaTACATCATTTAAAGAAGAATGTGTGGGATTATATTTAGCGGTACATTGGGAGGAATCTATACTGCTAGAAGAATCTTGACGTTTAAATGTGTCTTTTGAGCATTCATTACTATTTTCAGAATCAGAAACAACttcttttattaagttatttatagcATCATTAAGTTCACACTTAAGAACTTTTATTTCAAGATCGTATTCATCTATATCATTgggagattttttatttatttttgctttttccTCGTGTATTCGTTCCAGATCACATTTTTCTGGTGATATATGAATTTTTTCGTCATCTAAAGCTTtgacaaataaatttgttttgagaTTATCTGtacttaaaataactatttcatgAGAATTTTCATTTGAATGTGGTTCATTGtatgaaaaatctttttttatatcatcagaatttttgttattaattaactgcatattaattttatcatctttgtttatttctttttccGGTGGTTCGTTagcattgttattatatttttttactaaaaatgaaTTTGAAAGCATTGTTTCTGCATCGGAAACCTCAATAGTTGGAGTTATTATGCGCACAGATGTATCAGTTTCTTCACCTCTACTAGAATCATCATTCGCATCATATATAGAACTAGTACTACTAGAAGAGTCagttaaataaactaattcCGCTCCAGTCAATTTTTCAACAGTCTTTACGGTCCAATCGCCTCGTGCCTCAGATATTTCAGGCTCCTTAAGTTTTGCATCTACTCGTATACATTTTTGTGGTATTAAATGTCTAGAAGATGTTTTGCTTATAAAATCCACATTTTCATTTCTAAGATCTTctccttttttatattcaaacacTTCATCTTCTAGTTCCTCATTATCACTTTTTTTATCACTTATATATGACTGACGCTGTGATGTTTTAGAAGAACCACTACTTCCCTCTTCATCAATTACAGCTAAAGACCTAGATGTTCCTGCACGAGGATATATAAAATCTTCAGCAAATCCTTTTCTTCGTAGTCTGTATTTTACCTCGCGATTAATAAGTTGTTCTATTTCTGTTTTAATATCTCCTACGTTTAAACTTGTAGAATTCGTGGATAAATTCAGTGTTTGTAAGTAATTTCGTAAAGATGATTCTTCTTCTGGGCTGAGTGTTTTAGTGTGCTCACATTGGGCAATATTAAGTGGTATTGTCATACTTGATAGCACACCTTCGATTAATTCAGTTTGGGGTAATTTAAAATCATCAACATTTTCCCATTCGATACTTGATTCATCATGTGTAACTATTGCATTACTATTATCTATAACAAGAgtgtgtattttattatcacTTTGAATATTTGCGTCTTCTGTAATTTCAACTATCGTAGGGCTATCATCATTATCACAACTCTTACTTTTCATTCCATTATCTAATTTTggctttattttaatagatttatcaGGGGTTTCAACGATATACGTCGGTAATATAAGAGAGTCGTCATCATTATTTTGCTTTCTTTGTGTTTTATCACATTTTTGTATTTCATCTAAAGTACTTATTTTAGACTTGATATCCAAAGGTAAGTTCTCACATGGTAAGGTTTTTAGTTTATCGCAatcttgtttaaatatttcggttttattttcatttatatcttCCGTCGTAATATCTGAGCTAGATTCTAAAAcagtttctttattttcttctgtactatttttattgacatcacttcgattacttttattattcttcc
Encoded here:
- the LOC126768858 gene encoding uncharacterized protein LOC126768858 isoform X2, whose amino-acid sequence is MPERPKRRKNNKNKRKNNKSNRSDVNKNSTEENKETVLESSSDITTEDINENKTEIFKQDCDKLKTLPCENLPLDIKSKISTLDEIQKCDKTQRKQNNDDDSLILPTYIVETPDKSIKIKPKLDNGMKSKSCDNDDSPTIVEITEDANIQSDNKIHTLVIDNSNAIVTHDESSIEWENVDDFKLPQTELIEGVLSSMTIPLNIAQCEHTKTLSPEEESSLRNYLQTLNLSTNSTSLNVGDIKTEIEQLINREVKYRLRRKGFAEDFIYPRAGTSRSLAVIDEEGSSGSSKTSQRQSYISDKKSDNEELEDEVFEYKKGEDLRNENVDFISKTSSRHLIPQKCIRVDAKLKEPEISEARGDWTVKTVEKLTGAELVYLTDSSSSTSSIYDANDDSSRGEETDTSVRIITPTIEVSDAETMLSNSFLVKKYNNNANEPPEKEINKDDKINMQLINNKNSDDIKKDFSYNEPHSNENSHEIVILSTDNLKTNLFVKALDDEKIHISPEKCDLERIHEEKAKINKKSPNDIDEYDLEIKVLKCELNDAINNLIKEVVSDSENSNECSKDTFKRQDSSSSIDSSQCTAKYNPTHSSLNDVSNLINDEECDNINKENIENNTNVSHVKDVLHCITKKLPLLDNNVNNKNVSPTTLRDICLKKITSLPFGDKILEELAYVSQRLQNTVLASQSKENIPNTTSSRKENNQLPPPIKPRKSSLKISTEEQNKPPLPARNELVYECLSPSQKMLMEKTNTVIEKDEIAPKVEVYFSRADDKDKDIHNELISRNTIEKMPMKSQTGSRLLALLRDTSNSPKLNSSPVPNINLKTPKVKENTESYSKRLLEEIDTTEIPTTNKHYPPILSDISTKCGASRRSNNMSSYCYESDSGIRENSFHTLHNNKKYFHYSTGNLSKEIESDITSIQNMHRYCTDLRDQKNENIRPRRPSLPKDLCDQQMEYICQKEKEVDAEIRRLEQEKYKKINKGPRAPMFLDKESCYDQKFETKNNTYSKKYVSMHQTPTCPERRKISSLFSSSEEELLREKMYSEYVNQMAEREQRKQQKVIKITQTPIHSYATSKSMPALETFNSMNNRIEEEFISKAKERWCKLGIEDPKTDEERDKGFNVYREPKIIEHKIKVIESGEEKDVRKLPNHMQEFVRFTVNDKDDEKGCTETVMIAPTFKARSSSPAIWRPGAPAGGVTPNAESPNAPPPPPPPVWSPSSNTTSPQTPRKTFRPVHFEDTPPPRRKFGSSDQNGCTSGSESEGRLRTSLSAPATGLNTLGSSSTSRLPRAQNPTVTLLQKAREGQISRGLSNYQQEKDPRLPRDRPSPPKGDPVHALRKEYASEAEGDRGDYERSQKMTDVKKKIEGIGPTTKDGMPVALRSEVKDPSRWYKKMYDTIHKNKYDEDCVTIRYKNRRGELQRPNSNRSQYAYFDPRSGYLSEPEGGLSRLASSTWSDAYDSDVTSGPRRRTASVQEDRRFDDVSSYVANNKYSTLASGRARQEVYKSQPGRIENYVPGKSSVIDKEAKQQNESSTLSQSQASPKEKKDLTSAILSKSNMARALKESGYESDSTLIFRRREDTEAPLSPAERRAAYKDLQAGGEPPLRGFRSPAPPRQETDSAPEPPRRASHGSYSDSESPSRRYVESDVNIHYRCPVRHDPLPLVPERELARQQAEHMKRLYREQKRNKYLQENDIRAADIEAFDASIKELQDMQNRRHQDNFMPSQKTVVPLNRYDEAEKIIARALYTFNGQTARELSFRKGDVINVRKQIDSNWYEGEVHGKIGLFPYNYVELLKGDGVQTLKKSAVVEGRARAKFDFIAQTNLELPLKKGEVVVLTRRIDHNWWEGRNGSKTGIFPDSYVTILQEPTQGKPEPYPTLNTGKPVASPAAHGLLNGTDKRSMGAHRYTPQPNSPALANAPPATQPLAGYITKSSQSLSASDRGYGPPTGAGVDLNNTEPLYVDTNAEAIPYRAMYKYRPQNPDELELNEGDTVYVLEKCDDGWYVGSSQRTGRFGTFPGNYVERI
- the LOC126768858 gene encoding uncharacterized protein LOC126768858 isoform X6, translating into MPERPKRRKNNKNKRKNNKSNRSDVNKNSTEENKETVLESSSDITTEDINENKTEIFKQDCDKLKTLPCENLPLDIKSKISTLDEIQKCDKTQRKQNNDDDSLILPTYIVETPDKSIKIKPKLDNGMKSKSCDNDDSPTIVEITEDANIQSDNKIHTLVIDNSNAIVTHDESSIEWENVDDFKLPQTELIEGVLSSMTIPLNIAQCEHTKTLSPEEESSLRNYLQTLNLSTNSTSLNVGDIKTEIEQLINREVKYRLRRKGFAEDFIYPRAGTSRSLAVIDEEGSSGSSKTSQRQSYISDKKSDNEELEDEVFEYKKGEDLRNENVDFISKTSSRHLIPQKCIRVDAKLKEPEISEARGDWTVKTVEKLTGAELVYLTDSSSSTSSIYDANDDSSRGEETDTSVRIITPTIEVSDAETMLSNSFLVKKYNNNANEPPEKEINKDDKINMQLINNKNSDDIKKDFSYNEPHSNENSHEIVILSTDNLKTNLFVKALDDEKIHISPEKCDLERIHEEKAKINKKSPNDIDEYDLEIKVLKCELNDAINNLIKEVVSDSENSNECSKDTFKRQDSSSSIDSSQCTAKYNPTHSSLNDVSNLINDEECDNINKENIENNTNVSHVKDVLHCITKKLPLLDNNVNNKNVSPTTLRDICLKKITSLPFGDKILEELAYVSQRLQNTVLASQSKENIPNTTSSRKENNQLPPPIKPRKSSLKISTEEQNKPPLPARNELVYECLSPSQKMLMEKTNTVIEKDEIAPKVEVYFSRADDKDKDIHNELISRNTIEKMPMKSQTGSRLLALLRDTSNSPKLNSSPVPNINLKTPKVKENTESYSKRLLEEIDTTEIPTTNKHYPPILSDISTKCGASRRSNNMSSYCYESDSGIRENSFHTLHNNKKYFHYSTGNLSKEIESDITSIQNMHRYCTDLRDQKNENIRPRRPSLPKDLCDQQMEYICQKEKEVDAEIRRLEQEKYKKINKGPRAPMFLDKESCYDQKFETKNNTYSKKYVSMHQTPTCPERRKISSLFSSSEEELLREKMYSEYVNQMAEREQRKQQKVIKITQTPIHSYATSKSMPALETFNSMNNRIEEEFISKAKERWCKLGIEDPKTDEERDKGFNVYREPKIIEHKIKVIESGEEKDVRKLPNHMQEFVRFTVNDKDDEKGCTETVMIAPTFKARSSSPAIWRPGAPAGGVTPNAESPNAPPPPPPPVWSPSSNTTSPQTPRKTFRPVHFEDTPPPRRKFGSSDQNGCTSGSESEGRLRTSLSAPATGLNTLGSSSTSRLPRAQNPTVTLLQKAREGQISRGLSNYQQEKDPRLPRDRPSPPKGDPVHALRKEYASEAEGDRGDYERSQKMTDVKKKIEGIGPTTKDGMPVALRSEVKDPSRWYKKMYDTIHKNKYDEDCVTIRYKNRRGELQRPNSNRSQYAYFDPRSGYLSEPEGGLSRLASSTWSDAYDSDVTSGPRRRTASVQEDRRFDDVSSYVANNKYSTLASGRARQEVYKSQPGRIENYVPGKSSVIDKEAKQWWDEVMDIFDGQNESSTLSQSQASPKEKKDLTSAILSKSNMARALKESGYESDSTLIFRRREDTEAPLSPAERRAAYKDLQAGGEPPLRGFRSPAPPRQESPSRRYVESDVNIHYRCPVRHDPLPLVPERELARQQAEHMKRLYREQKRNKYLQENDIRAADIEAFDASIKELQDMQNRRHQDNFMPSQKTVVPLNRYDEAEKIIARALYTFNGQTARELSFRKGDVINVRKQIDSNWYEGEVHGKIGLFPYNYVELLKGDGVQTLKKSAVVEGRARAKFDFIAQTNLELPLKKGEVVVLTRRIDHNWWEGRNGSKTGIFPDSYVTILQEPTQGKPEPYPTLNTGKPVASPAAHGLLNGTDKRSMGAHRYTPQPNSPALANAPPATQPLAGYITKSSQSLSASDRGYGPPTGAGVDLNNTEPLYVDTNAEAIPYRAMYKYRPQNPDELELNEGDTVYVLEKCDDGWYVGSSQRTGRFGTFPGNYVERI